The Brevibacillus humidisoli DNA segment GTTCCACGTGTACGGGATGACGGTTGGGATGAATGCGGCCATACTCGGAGGCTCCCAGATGATCATCCTGCCTCGTTTTGACCTCAAGGAGACCTTGGAGACCATCCGGGAGACCAGACCAACCATTTTCCCAGGTGCCCCTACGATGTACGTCGCGATCAATTCCCACCCCCAAGTGGAGGAATATGGGATTTCCTCCATCCGTCTATGCGTTAGCGGATCTGCACCACTGCCGGTCGAGGTCATCAAGGAGTTTGAAGCCAAAACGCGCGGGACGATACTGGAAGGATACGGACTGACGGAAGCTGCTCCCGCCACCCACTTCAATCCGATGGATAAGCGAAAACCAGGATCAATCGGCAAACCACTGCTGTCTACGGAAGCGAAAGTGGTCGACCTGCATGAAGGTCTGACAGAAGTTCCGCCAGGTGAAGCAGGTGAACTGATCGTACGTGGACCGCAGGTGATGCTTGGTTACTGGAACATGACCCAGGAGACAGAGATGACGATCCGCAATGGGTGGCTGTACACGGGAGACATTGCCCGAGTGGATGATGAAGGCTACTTTTACATTGTCGACAGAAAGAAAGATATGATCATCGCCAGTGGCTACAACGTGTATCCCCGCGAGGTGGAAGAAGTGCTCTATCAGCATCCTTTCATCCAGGAAGCGGTCGTGATCGGTATCCCCGATAGCTATCGGGGCGAAACGGTGAAGGCTCTTGTCGTCACTAGAGAAGGATCGACGCTGACAGAAGAGGAGGTCATCACGTATTGTCGGCAGCAGATGGCTTCCTACAAGGTTCCCCGCTCGGTTGAATTCCGAACTTCCTTGCCCAAGACAGCTGTCGGCAAGATACTGCGCCGTACTTTGAGAGATGAGGTACTCCAGCAGAATACCGGCAGCTAAAGCAGAGAAGATCAAAAGCGATAACAGGCGAGCGACCCAGGACTTCAGTTCCTCTGCGTACTGAAGTCTTTCTATTTCTGATCGCGCCAAGGAGTCTCTTTCCTCCTTATAGTGAACCGTACAACACGTGCCAAACCTGTGATCTTGGATAGAACATGTGATATGATATAGGTAAAAGAGATGGAAACAATCCACAACTTTTTCCTATACTGCATAGAGTACCGTGGTCATGGGCACGGTTCACCGATAGGGGGGGCATCTTCGTGACCAGAGAAACGATCCTGCTCGTCGAGGACGATATAGAGATTTGCAATCTGTTATCGATGTATTTGGAACGAGAAGGGTTTCAGGTTCGACTGGCTCATGACGACACAGCTTTGGAGCTGGTGAAAGAGCGGGAGCCAGACTTGATCCTGCTCGATGTGCTGTTGCCGGGACTAAACGGGTTTCAGCTTTGCCGCAAACTACGCGAATGGACCGATGTACCGATATTATTTCTGAGCTGCAAGGATCAAGACGAGGAAAAGATGTTAGGCTTGGCTATTGGGGGAGATGATTATATCTCCAAACTGGCCAGCATGGAAGAGATCGTAGCACGGGTAAAAGCGCATCTCCGCCGTGATCGCCTCAGAAGAAAAGGAGAGGTCAAACGAGCTGTGCGAATCTATGAAGGATTGGAAATCGATGTCGACAGCTGCATGGTCAGGTTACATGGTACGCCTGTCCACCTTTCTGTCAAAGAATTGCAGTTGCTGCTGCTTCTGACAAACCACCCGGACAAGGTGTTCAGCACAGAGGAGATCTTTCAAACATTGTGGGGTACGCAGAGCTACGGCGATGCGCGAACAGTGAAGGTACATATCAACAATCTTCGCAAGAAAATAGAAGAAGATCCTACCCGCCCCAAATCCATCGTCACGATTCGCGGGCTAGGGTACAAATTTGTCAGCGGAGCTAGGTTGGCTTATGACAAACAGACCAATCGCCTTCGCTAGCACTCATATTCGTCAACTTTCCTGTCTACCAGCAAGGATCGTTCCCGCTGCAAAGGGGCGGCAGTTTCTACGCGAAAGCTGCCGCCTCTTTCTATTGAAGGACGTAAGAGCGTAGCAAACGCCAAAAAGCGAACTTTATGTGACATGTCTCTCGTACGAGGTGAAAGATAGCTCAATCGGGTCATCATCTTCTAGCCTCTACGAGGTTACACTTGACCTATAGAGAGAAGAGAGGTGACACATCGTGTTGGCGATAGCGAGCGTGAGCAAAAGAGCGGTCTGGCTGGGCATACTGGGAATAGCGGCTGTGGCGGGAGCGATCCTCCTCTTGACAGGGGGGATCACCTCCTCACCCAAACCAAAGCTGGGATGAAACGATCATTGACGATATCAAATCCTTGCAGTAGCAATGTCGCTATACTGGACTGACGTGAGCGCCAGTCACTCATACACACGGGACGGCGGCGGATCAAATCATACTGCGAGTGAAGAAGTGAGGGTCTTATGTCGCTGCAATCTCTCTTGTCAGCCTACGATTTTCAACTTGTCTGGACACCTGAGGTGCTGCTGCTCACAGTGGTGCTGGCAACAGTATACCTCCTGGTCACGGGACGGTTCCGCCTCTATCTGACTGAGGCGTCCCCCGTCCCACTAGGTAAAAAACTATTGTTTTTGAGCGGCTTGGTTTTCTTCTATCTTGGATTGGGCAGTCCGTTGAGTCTGATTGGCCACTTTATGTTTAGTGTCCACATGCTTCAGCAAGCGATGCTGTATTTGATCATGCCTCCATTGCTGTTGTTGGGTACGCCCAACTGGTTGATAGGGTTGGTTATTCGTCTGCCGCTTCTGTCAAAGCTGGTACCAGTGATTACCCACCCTGTCCTGACACTTGTGCTTTTTAACGGACTTTTTTCGCTCTATCACATGCCAAGCATTTTTGATGCGGTGATGCAAAGCTTTGCCTTGACCACCTTTTTCCGGTTAGCGCTGCTGTTCACAGCATTTTTGATGTGGCTGCCGATCATCGCCCCTCTGCCGGAGTTTGAGCGGCTGTCAGACCTGCGCAAGATGGGGTATATGTTTCTCAACGGGGTGCTGCTGACACCAGCCTGTGCGCTGATCATCTTTGCTGGGGTCCCCTTGTATGATACCTATATCAAGGGAACCGCCCTGTTTTGCACGCCGTTTTACGCCGTTCCGCTGCAGGGGCCGAAGCTGTTGAGCGTCATCAGCACATTAGACGATCAACAATTGGGCGGCGTCATGATGAAGCTGGTCCAGGAAGTTACGTACGGATCAGCCCTAGCCTATATTTTCTTTCGCTGGTTCCGCCGGGAGCGCGAAGACGACCTGACGGATTTGGCTGATCCGCAAAAAGAGTAATGCGAAGGAGAGTCATGCGACGGAGGGAGGAGTTGGCCGTGACGGTCAAACACCATATCAGCAGAGCGCGCAAACAAACGGATGCGCTGATACTGCTGGCGGCAGTGGCGCTGATTGGTCTGTTGGCCTATTGGCTCTGGTGGGGAGTTCAGGGAGCCAAGCAGCGGATCACATTGCCCGATATTACCCTGACCACCATCGATGGAGAGGCGTATCGATTAAAACAGCAGGCAGGACCCATTCGCCTGCTCTCGTTTATATATACACGCTGTCCGGACATCTGTCCAGCTACCACGATCAAGATGGTGGAGCTGCAGCAGCAGCTGCGCAAAGAAGGGATCTTTGGCAAGCAAGCAGAATTTGTGACGATCACGATTGATCCACTCAACGATACACCCGACGTGCTGAGGAAGTACGCCCAGGCGTTGGAAATCGACACCGACGGCTGGGCGATCTTGCGCGGATCGGAGGACGAGACCAGCCAAATCACGGATGCCTTTCAGTTTTATACGGAAAAACTGGAAAGTGGGCTGGTCGCTCACTCATCGATTACGTATCTGATCGATCAGCAGAACCACATCTACAAAACCTACGGGATGGGCGGCGACTTCGACCCAGAACAAGTACGAAACGATATGGAAAATCTGATAAAGGAAGGTAGCGAGCAATGAAATCATGGAACAGGGTCTGGCTGGCGGTGGCTATCATGCTGCTGCCGGCATGCGGCAAGGAAGAAGCAAATCTGGAAGTTCCCGTTCCGATTCAGGTATCAAGCGAAATCAATCCGTCAGCGCCTGAAACGGGACAGCCAGTCACGTTTTCTGTGACGGTGAAACAGGGAGAGGCAACAGTTGACGATGCCAAGGAGGTCCGCTTTGAACTGTGGCAAGAAGGGCAGGAGGAGCATGCGTTTGTCGATGCAAAAAGCAAAGGCGACGGCGTATACGAAGCAGAGAAGTCGTTCGCTCAACCGGGAACCTATCACATGATGTACCATGTGACGGCCAGAGGATTTCACAGCATGGACAAGCAGCAGTTTTCAGTCATGGGAGCAGAGGGAGAGCAGCCTGAGGACCAGGGGAAGGGGGATGTCTCAGCAGGTACAGGACAAGAAGCCGACCACAGCGAAGAGCATGCTGCCCCTGGATCGGAACATCAGCACAGTAGCGGAATCGCGATCCACTTCCTGACCAGCGACGAGATCACGGCCAAGCAGGTGAACACATTTAAGGCACATATCCAGCAAGGAGAGGATTCGCTCCGCGAAGCGACTGTTCGCTTTGAGTACTGGCGGGGAGATGAAGAGCAACACCAGTTTGTCGATGCGACAGAAGCAGACCCAGGCGTATACCAAGCTGACGTTCCCATCTCCTCACCGGGGGTTTATACCGTTGTTGTTCATGTGGAAAAGGGCGATCAACTGCATGAGCACAAAGAAGTGACCGTGCAGGCAAAGTAGGGCGAGGGCAAGCCCAATTGACGCTGCAGCTTGTATACGTGATGGTCAGTGAAAGAGGTGGCCGTGATGCAGAGAGGGGGGGCGAACGGATGATCATCGGAGTTGTGGCTGATACCCATATCGCAAAACCCGACCGCAAACTGCCGGAGCCGCTCGTGGCCGGTTTATACGGAGTTGACCTGATTGTACATGCCGGAGATTGGACTACGATGCAGGTCTATGAACAGCTAGCGTGCTTGGCTCCTGTTGTCGGCGTATACGGAAATGCGGATGACGAGGAGGTAAAACAGCATTTTAAACAGAAAGAAGTGCTGCGGCTGGAAGGGTATGAGATCGGCGTCGTACACGGAGACGGAAAAGGGAAAACGACCCGCCGCAGAGCTCTAGACGCCTTCGCTGGAGAGTCTCTAGATTTGCTTATATTCGGTCATTCTCATATCCCGCTGCTGGAACCGCATGGAGAGATCTTGTTGTTTAATCCTGGCTCTCCGACCGACAAACGGAGACAGCCCTTGTATACGTACGGGCTGGTCGAATTGTCCGATTCGCTGCAGGTCCGGCACTGCTCGTATGCGGCCAAATCGTAGCTTGCCGGGAACAGGGGAACGAGCAGCACGCAGCCCCACCGTATCACGGATGGTTGGTTGGCCCTTGGAAGGGAGCATGGTATACTTGCAACAGGTCCCGCGGAAGAGCGATTGCTGAACGGAGGAGGTATCATCCTAGCGTGGCAGCCTTTGACATCCCTTTGCTTGAAGAGTACCTGCAGTGGGACTACTGGTCCCCTTATCTATCGCTTTTACTCAATCGTTCTGTCATGATTCTTTTGATCATCGTGTTAACCTGGTTAGCGCTCAAAGCAAGAAGAATACTTATCGCTCGCATCTTTGCTTTTACCCGGCTGGACGAGAAGCAAAAAAACACATTGGAATCCCTCCTGCTTTCCTTTACCAAATATGTCTTCTTCATCATCTCGTTCTTGATGATCTTGAGCAACCTTGGACTGGATATCGGCCCGATCATTGCAGGGGCCGGCGTGCTTGGTTTGGCCGTAGGATTTGGAGCGCAAACGTTGGTCAAAGACTTGATCACAGGCTTTTTTATCATCTTTGAGGACCAGTTCTCCGTCGGTGATTATGTGAGTATTAACAATGGGCAGATTAATGGCACAGTAGAAAGTGTTGGACTTCGGGCGACCAAAATCCGCACCTGGGCTCAACACGTAGTCGTGATTCAAAACTCGGAGATTCGGATCAGTCAAAACTACAACCGTGAACGGATGCGAGCGATCGTGAGTGTCACGGTTCCCTATGAGACGGAGCCAGCCGAAGTAGAGAAGGCCGTGCATGCTGTCTCGGAGGAATTGCTGCAAACCCAGTCCCACCTGTTTATACAGGATAGTAGCGGCCATGTCTTGGAGCCGCCTCAACTATACGGGATCACGGATGTGGAAAACAACGCTCTCGGAGCGAAATATACGGTCGTCGCACTGGTAAAAGATGAACATTACTGGACAGCCGAAAAAGAGATGCGAAAGGGATTGCTGCGTGAACTGAAAGCAAGCGGTGTCACCATTTCTTATCCGCGGCGCATCGAGATGCAAGACGATCCGTTGTAGGGGGGCAGTTCGAGACTGATCGTCTAAGCAATCGGTGGAGGAGACCACGGGAGTAGTCGGATATCGGAGCCATCATCTGCTCCATTTTGTCGAAGGGGTCTTTTGTTAAGGCCCCTTTTGTATATCCTCTCCCTTTTTACAATCGCCCCGTTTTTAAAGTTAAAATGTGAATTCATTATGAATCTCATTCATAACCATTTCGATGAAATGAAGTGCAGGCGTCGAAAGGCCATCTTCTTTTCTTGTGCAGATGGAGATAGGGTTTTTCAACTCAATTCCATCTACATCTACTTTTGCCAAATCGCCACGGGCAATATATTCTTTCACTTCTAACGATGAAACAAATGCAACTCCATACCCTTCCATAACAGATCGAATGGTTTCATGCAATCCATTCATCTGCAATCCAACAGTCGGCTGATGTACGTTGTGGATTTTACACAGCGAAACTAACTTTTCGCGTGAAGAACTACCTTCTTCCCGAAACACAAAGGCTCTCGGACAGTTTCAGCTAACGTAACCTTTTTCGAAGCAAACTTATGGTTTTTATGGACAACAAACCACATATCATCTTCAAATAATTCCGTCCTGTTAATGAACGGATGAAACTCTCGACTCCCGCCCATGAAAGCGATCTCCGCTTGATAATTGACTACTTGATCAATCGCTGCGGTGAGCTCGGATTGTATGTATGTAATTCTATCAATCCATTTCGAATTGAAGGGCAAAAAAGCATCATTTATGAAGTGGCACAGTATTTAAACTGGGAATTGCCTGAATGGATCATCGTACCTGGTGGAGCGTTAAGTAATGCAGCAGCGTTAGGCAAAGGCTTGCATGATTTATTTACGCTTGAATTGATCAATAAGATGCCGCGCGTTGCAATCGTTCAAGCAGAGGGAGCCAGCCCATTTCATAAGATGATTCTCGAGAAGAAAACGAACTCACTCCCGAGCTCTTTCCGCATACTCAAGCTTCCGCGTTGAATATTGGCAATCCTCCAAGCTGGAAAAAAGCATTATATACTCTTAGAGAAACAGGAGGAGTTACCATTTCGGTAACGGATGAGGAAATTCTTGACGCTAAAGCTGCTATCGACAGAAGTGGTATTGGCTGCGAACCGGCTTCAGCAGCAACAATCGCGGGACTGCGCAATTTAGTTTCCAAGCAGTTGATTGCCAAAGACGAATCGGTATTATGCATCTTGACGGGAAATATTCTAAAGGATACGGATATATTAAAGAATTATCATCTCGGAGATGCTACCTCGGCAACATCTAAAAATACAATACAACATTCCAACCTAACACTACACAGCGTTAGACAAAGCATAATAGAGAAAAAATAAATCGGCTGTCGTCACCGCCACCAGCCCGAACTGTTCAGCGAAGCTTACTCAGCACCACTGCTTCGATCCACTTCCACGGCAAGAGCTTCTTTAAGATGATTGTGGACCTTACCCCTTTTCCGACGGGATAGCGAAGTTTTGGACCACGGCTTTCGGCGATCCGCACTATCGTGCGAGCCACTTCAGTCGGATCGCCTGCCGTTTCCGCTGATTTGCGTGAATAGTGGAGAATAGCAGCCAGTCTTTGTCGATAGGGCGAATATTCGCTTACCCCAATCTGTTCAAACCCTTTCAACCAGATAGACGTTTTGTATGCTCCCGGTTCCACCAGTACCACATGCACGCCAAATGGAAGCATTTCCAGACGAAGGGATTCACTAAATCCTTCTACTGCGTATTTAGAGGAGACGTAGGGCGCATATCCGGGAAACCCGAATTGCCCGCTGATACTGCTGACATTGATGATTGTTCCCTGCCTGCGGGCCCGCATATGAGGCAAAATCGCTTTCGTCACCGCTACAAGTCCGAAAAAGTTGGTCTCCATCTGCTCCGACCAATCGTCCAGAGAGACTTCTTCTACGAAACCGCCAAGGGCAAAGCCCGCGTTGTTGACGAGGACGTCAATCTGCCCATAGTGCGAAAGAATCTCTGACACCACCTCTTGAATCGCTATTCGATTAGTTACATCCAACTGCCTGCAGTCTATCTGCTGCTGTACGCCTACGTCTGTTGCCTCTCTCAGAAGTTGCTCATGTTGCTGTACGTTGCGCATGGTGGCAATCACATGATAGCCTGCTTGAGCCAGTGCAACTGCTGATAGCAACCCCAAACCGCTGGATGTTCCGGTCAGGAAAGCGACCCGTTTTCCACTGTGCACGTTATCTGGTTTGTTCCTCATGATTTTCATACCTCTCGATCATTTCCTTCATCCGCTGTGTGATCTGCGTGACTAGCTCTGCAGGTTCTGCTACAATTGCTTCTTTGCCAAGCCCCATAAAAAATCCTGCAAAATAAGAGATTTCACTCCTGGGTATGCGACCAGAGAGTATACCCGTCCCATCTGTTTCAATCTTCAGTTTCGGCAAGGGTGACAGCTCTGCCTGGCAACGGCGTACGCCATCCCGACTTAGTTCAACGCGAAGATTGATCCAGTCCTGTTCCTTTCGCACGAACGATTCCCAATTGGCAAGGTTGACTGCAGAGAATTCCCGCGGTTTTAAGCCAGATGTGCTGTACGCTGCCGAGTATATCCGGTCGGCCCGGAACAGTCGGAAGTCGTCACGCGCGAAGCAGTAAGCGGGACAGTACCAAAAACCATTTTTGGCATAGATCCCGATCGGTTGGATGTCTCGTGAGGAGACACCTTGGCGGGAATCGTATTCAATCTGGATGATCTGTTGGCGAATCGCTGCTTCCAGCAGAATCGAAAGATACGGAGTAGATTGTTCCCGCGTCGGTTGCACGAGATCCACTCGATTTTTCATCTGATCGATACGATCTTTCACGTCGCCAGGCAGATAGGAGAAAAACTTGTGCAGAGCAGAGTTGGTCTCTGCCTCAAAGGGGAGTGATGAAAAATGCCGCAGGGCGTGGCAGGCGAAAAAGAGTGCCACAGCTTCTTCTTCGGTAAAGGCAATCGGGGGAAGCATGCGCTCATGCAGAACCTGATAACCGCCGTGCGGCCCCACTTCTGAGTAGAGCGGCACGCCCAGTTCACTTAATTCCTGCAAATCCCGCAGAATGGTTCGAACAGAAACCCCGAACTCAGCTGCCAGCTCTTTGGTTGTAAACTTTCGTTTTCGATTGATCGTCATCATCAACTCGATGAGCCGTTTTGATTTGGACATCCTGAAAAACTCCGTTTTCATTATTTCTATGACTATGACAAGACCTGTCACTATTATATGGTAGGATCGGGATGTAAGAAAGAATGAAACCAGGAACCAAGGAAGAAAACGATTGAATTGGAGTGAACAGGACATGAGTGCAGTAAACGAGATGAAGCAAATGTTATTTGAGGAGCTTGCACTGATTGTGAGGACGTCGGCCAATCTGATCCGCAAGGTCAAGCCCGAGGAGTGGAACTATCGACCAGTCAAAGAGATGAGAACACTGCAGGAGCTAACAGAACATCTGGTAGCGATTCCTACTGTGGATTTGCTGATTCTCCAAGAAGGAAGTCAGGTTCAGGTACGTCAGTTAGAGAGTCAGTTCTCCGCCGTAGATGAAGCAGAGCAATGGATCGCTGCCATGGAGCGAGGTGTGGGAGAGCTTCGCGCCTATATGGATAGCTTGAGTCATGATGAGTTTCTGCATAAGATGACAACCCCGTTCTATCTCGACCACGGAACGGCTCAAGCGAAGTGGCTGATCGAGATCGTCACACACATGCAGCATCATCGTGCTCAACTTTTCACTTACATGAAACAGCTTGGACATGAGATCAACATGTTTGACTTGTATACGTGATCGTCTCTTCTACATGATTCTTTCCGTTTCGGCTGGTATGCAGCCTTCCACAACCAAAACACATCGCGATAGAAAGACGAATGGAGCCGGAGCATCGGCTCCATTTTGTTTCCATATTTTTTACAATGATCTTACAGCGACATCATGTTATCATGGGATTGCCTCTTAAGCAAAACATCATAGTCGCTTGGCCCGTGAGTTGATACTGTTTTCCCTCTATAATATATAGATAAGAAAACGAGATGGAGAGCCGTATACGCTGTGAATGGGCAGCATGATGTGATGCTGTGTATTGAACCGCCTATAATTTTTGTAATATTCAGATAAAGCACTCTCTGCTTTGACTGACTTATTGCGAAGCGGTACAACGTGTAGCAGGAGCGATTGCTCCTGTCAAAACACCAGCAGCATTTAGGCCCGATTCGGTGGTTCCGACCCATGTGTCGTGGGCAAACCAGACCGAAAAGAAGCACCGAAAATGATGATGGACACCTGTCTTTGCGAAGCCAATCAATACAGAGGAGTGAAACAAGCAAATGAAAAAGTACGTTGCTGCGACGATAACGGCAGCCTTTTTGTTAACAACCGGTTTTGCCCCGCATTCCTACGCGGCGGCCCCTGACGGCCAAAACAACTCTGGATACCAGAACGCTATTTCTTATGATGAGTACCTGGCACGAAAAGGAGACGTTGCTCCTCCAGCCAGAACGGCAGATCCCGACACAGAGGAGACAGCGCCCAGAGTGGACGAGGGGGCGTCCAACAATGACGAGGCCGCACCTAAAAAAGAAAAGGCAGCTCCTAATACCGACACAAATGCACCTAAAAGAGAGAAAGCGCCCAACACCGACGCAACTGCACCCAAAAAAGAGAGAGCTGTATCCGACAACAACGGTGCAAAGCGAACCAATCAAGGTTCTGCTCGCGATAACGTGATCAGTGCTGGGTTAAAGTACCTGAAAACGCCATATGAATTCGGCTCCTCCCGCTCTTCCAAGAGCACGATGGACTGCTCCGAATTCGTGATGTGGGCTTATCGTGAGGGAGCAGGACTGGATCTGGGCCGAGGCAGTTCGAGAACCCAGCTAAAGTACGTCAAACAAAACGGAATCTTGCTGCAAGATATCAGCCAGTTGAAAAAGGGCGACCTGGTGTTTTTCATGAGTCACAGAGGTTCCAATGAGTCCGATTACAGCGGGATCAATCGACAACAACAGCGTGTTACCCATGTGGCTATCTATATGGGGGACAACAAATTGCTGCACACCTTTAGTAAAAAAGCCGGTGGAGTCAAAGTAACTGATTTCCGGGGTACGGCTTGGGAGTTGCGGTTCATTGCAGGAGGCAGTCTGCTCTAGTTGACCGCCATCCCACCCAATCATCCGTCAAGAAAGCTATCATCGGCGCCCGTATCACATCAGTATGCGATACGGGTTTTTTGTGCATTTTGACGGGGCTGACGACGGTCATCCCGTTATTGACTAAACTTGTTCAGCACGGAGAAAAACTCTTTCAGAAAATCATAAAACAGTTTTTCGGAAGCCGGTAGTTCTCTGTTGTTAGGGATGATAATCCCCACAGTCCGCTTTACGGTAGGCTCGCTTATCGGGATCTTGACCGTTTCCCTGGGCACGTTGTCAATCAGTGTTACTTCCGGCAAGAGGGTAACGCCTAAGCCGGCAGATACAAGCCCTTTGATCGCATCGATATCTTCTCCCTCAAATGATACCTTTGGTTCAAAACCAACCTGGGCACAGGCGTTCATCACGATGTTTCGCAGGATAAAATCGGGTGGAAACAGTACAAACGTATCCTGCTGCAGTTCATTGAGGCGGATCGACGGTTGCTTTGCCAGTGGATGCCTGGTAGGGAGCAAGGCGACGATGTTTTCAGCAAAAAAGATGTGACTGCGAACATCCTTTTCCTGTGTTGGTACGGGACCTAAAAAAGCCAGGTCGATCTCTCCTTTGATGACCGACTCGATCAGTTGTTTGTAGGCGCCTTGTTTCAATTGAAAGCCAATGTTGGGATATCTGGCGCGAAAAGCAGAGATCACGGTGGGCAGCGGATTGGCGGCCAGACTGCTGGCAAACCCAACCCGGATAATACCGCGTTCCGGGTCCAGGTACTCTCCGATTTTCTCCTTAGCCTTCTCAATCTCGTTGAGAGCAATCTCTGCATGCTCCAAAAGAATCTTTCCCACAGAAGTCAGTTTGACATTGCGGCCTTCCCGGATGAAGAGCGGCACACCCAGTTCCGCTTCGAGATTGGCGATCTGTCTGCTCACTGCGGATTGGGCTACATGCAGGTTGTGCGCTGCTTCCGTAACATGTTCCCGCTTGGCCACTTCAATGAAATATTGAATCTGTCGTAATTCCATTCCATCCTCCATCTCCCTATTCATCTCAGAACGAGATGATTCTTAACTAAATTATATATTGTTTATATCAATTCACCAAACTAAAATGTTAACTAAAGCTTCTCATTTTTAAACAATGGGAACAGGTAATCTGTTCGGGTCTTTGTATGTAACGATTTATCCGTCTCAAAAGACGAAATATTCAAGACAAAAAGAGTCGTCAGTATGGTGAAACCAGACAGAGAGAAAACGACTACAGGGAGAAGGAGTGGAGGGTTATGATACAAACAGGAATGCCGCAAAAACAGGGATTGTATGATCCGATATTTGAACATGATGCCTGTGGGATCGGTTTTATAGCCAATCTGAAGCAGAAAGCCAGCCATCAGATGGTACAGAACGGGCTGCAAATTCTCTGCAATCTGGAGCACCGCGGCGGACAGGGGAGCGATCCAGAGACTGGTGACGGAGCAGGGATCATGACGCAGATTCCGCACAAATACTTTCGCAAGGTCTGCAAAGAGTTAGGCTTTGGACTGCCATCCCCCGGAAACTACGGCGTGGGGATGCTTTTTCTCCCGCAGGATGAAGCACGTCGTACCGCTTATGAAAAACAACTGGAAGCGCTTATCGAGGCAGAGGGGCAAACGCTGCTCGGGTGGAGAACGGTCCCCGTTGACCAAAGCAAGCTCGGCAAAACGGCAGCGGCGAGCCAGCCCTTTTTCCGACAAGTGTTTATCGGTGCGAGCCGCAATCTGAGCGATCAAATGGCGTTTGAACGAAAGCTGTACGTCATTCGCAAACAGATGGAACTGGCAGCCGGAGACGGATTTTATGCTGCATCGATGTCCAGCCGCACGATAGTCTACAAAGGTTTGCTGACACCTGTACAACTGGACGCTTTTTATCTTGATTTGCGTGATCCGGATTACGCATCCACCTTTGCCGTCGTACATTCACGGTTCAGCACCAATACCTTTCCGACGTGGGAAAGAGCACATCCCAACCGCTACCTGATCCACAATGGTGAAATCAACACCCTGCAGGGGAACATCAACTGGATGAGAGCCCGGGAGAAAATGTTCCAGTCCGAAGAGTTTGGTACGGACCTGCAAAAGGTGCTGCCTGTGATCGATATGGAAGGAAGCGACTCGGCGATTTTGGACAACTGCGTGGAGTTTTTCGCATTGGCCGGCCGTTCCTTGCCGCATGTGGCGATGATGATGATCCCGGAACCGTGGGACCGGGACGATCAGATTGATGATACGAAAAAAGCGTTTTACGAATACCATAGCTGTTTGATGGAACCGTGGGACGGTCCGACCGCGA contains these protein-coding regions:
- a CDS encoding mechanosensitive ion channel family protein, yielding MAAFDIPLLEEYLQWDYWSPYLSLLLNRSVMILLIIVLTWLALKARRILIARIFAFTRLDEKQKNTLESLLLSFTKYVFFIISFLMILSNLGLDIGPIIAGAGVLGLAVGFGAQTLVKDLITGFFIIFEDQFSVGDYVSINNGQINGTVESVGLRATKIRTWAQHVVVIQNSEIRISQNYNRERMRAIVSVTVPYETEPAEVEKAVHAVSEELLQTQSHLFIQDSSGHVLEPPQLYGITDVENNALGAKYTVVALVKDEHYWTAEKEMRKGLLRELKASGVTISYPRRIEMQDDPL
- a CDS encoding substrate-binding domain-containing protein, giving the protein MFREEGSSSREKLVSLCKIHNVHQPTVGLQMNGLHETIRSVMEGYGVAFVSSLEVKEYIARGDLAKVDVDGIELKNPISICTRKEDGLSTPALHFIEMVMNEIHNEFTF
- a CDS encoding SDR family oxidoreductase, with amino-acid sequence MRNKPDNVHSGKRVAFLTGTSSGLGLLSAVALAQAGYHVIATMRNVQQHEQLLREATDVGVQQQIDCRQLDVTNRIAIQEVVSEILSHYGQIDVLVNNAGFALGGFVEEVSLDDWSEQMETNFFGLVAVTKAILPHMRARRQGTIINVSSISGQFGFPGYAPYVSSKYAVEGFSESLRLEMLPFGVHVVLVEPGAYKTSIWLKGFEQIGVSEYSPYRQRLAAILHYSRKSAETAGDPTEVARTIVRIAESRGPKLRYPVGKGVRSTIILKKLLPWKWIEAVVLSKLR
- a CDS encoding C40 family peptidase is translated as MKKYVAATITAAFLLTTGFAPHSYAAAPDGQNNSGYQNAISYDEYLARKGDVAPPARTADPDTEETAPRVDEGASNNDEAAPKKEKAAPNTDTNAPKREKAPNTDATAPKKERAVSDNNGAKRTNQGSARDNVISAGLKYLKTPYEFGSSRSSKSTMDCSEFVMWAYREGAGLDLGRGSSRTQLKYVKQNGILLQDISQLKKGDLVFFMSHRGSNESDYSGINRQQQRVTHVAIYMGDNKLLHTFSKKAGGVKVTDFRGTAWELRFIAGGSLL
- a CDS encoding DinB family protein translates to MSAVNEMKQMLFEELALIVRTSANLIRKVKPEEWNYRPVKEMRTLQELTEHLVAIPTVDLLILQEGSQVQVRQLESQFSAVDEAEQWIAAMERGVGELRAYMDSLSHDEFLHKMTTPFYLDHGTAQAKWLIEIVTHMQHHRAQLFTYMKQLGHEINMFDLYT
- a CDS encoding LysR family transcriptional regulator — translated: MELRQIQYFIEVAKREHVTEAAHNLHVAQSAVSRQIANLEAELGVPLFIREGRNVKLTSVGKILLEHAEIALNEIEKAKEKIGEYLDPERGIIRVGFASSLAANPLPTVISAFRARYPNIGFQLKQGAYKQLIESVIKGEIDLAFLGPVPTQEKDVRSHIFFAENIVALLPTRHPLAKQPSIRLNELQQDTFVLFPPDFILRNIVMNACAQVGFEPKVSFEGEDIDAIKGLVSAGLGVTLLPEVTLIDNVPRETVKIPISEPTVKRTVGIIIPNNRELPASEKLFYDFLKEFFSVLNKFSQ
- a CDS encoding helix-turn-helix transcriptional regulator, whose translation is MSKSKRLIELMMTINRKRKFTTKELAAEFGVSVRTILRDLQELSELGVPLYSEVGPHGGYQVLHERMLPPIAFTEEEAVALFFACHALRHFSSLPFEAETNSALHKFFSYLPGDVKDRIDQMKNRVDLVQPTREQSTPYLSILLEAAIRQQIIQIEYDSRQGVSSRDIQPIGIYAKNGFWYCPAYCFARDDFRLFRADRIYSAAYSTSGLKPREFSAVNLANWESFVRKEQDWINLRVELSRDGVRRCQAELSPLPKLKIETDGTGILSGRIPRSEISYFAGFFMGLGKEAIVAEPAELVTQITQRMKEMIERYENHEEQTR